A single window of Candidatus Baltobacteraceae bacterium DNA harbors:
- a CDS encoding M55 family metallopeptidase: protein MRIYISCDMEGTAGVCSWMQCDPSNTVEYPVYRRYMSQEVRAAIEGARSGGATGVLINDSHWDMRNLLWDELPADVRLISGSRKPFSMAQGIDGDVAGAFFTGYHAKSGDKDGALAHTYTADVLYNVRINGTACSEALLNAALLGYHGVPLLLVSGDRTIVEEVGRQMPWVTPVIVKESIGHYATNSLTPAAAQAAIRAAAGDAMRNAGSAKPFVFEPPIRMELETTRVEQADFIELMPGFERIGGRTVRFVHDDYAAVFRAFVAAFRLGGAASVVA from the coding sequence GTGCGCATTTATATTTCTTGCGACATGGAAGGCACGGCGGGGGTTTGCAGCTGGATGCAGTGCGACCCGTCGAATACGGTCGAGTATCCCGTCTACCGGCGATACATGTCGCAGGAAGTGCGCGCGGCAATCGAAGGCGCCCGCAGCGGCGGCGCGACGGGCGTGCTGATCAACGACTCGCACTGGGATATGCGCAACCTGCTTTGGGACGAGTTGCCGGCCGACGTGCGCCTGATCTCCGGTTCGCGCAAGCCCTTTTCGATGGCGCAGGGTATCGATGGCGACGTTGCCGGCGCGTTCTTTACCGGCTATCACGCGAAGTCGGGCGATAAGGACGGGGCGCTCGCGCACACCTACACCGCCGACGTCCTTTACAACGTGCGCATCAACGGAACGGCGTGCAGCGAAGCGCTCTTAAACGCGGCGCTGCTCGGTTACCACGGCGTGCCGCTGCTGCTCGTAAGCGGCGATCGCACGATCGTCGAAGAGGTCGGCCGGCAGATGCCGTGGGTTACCCCGGTGATCGTCAAGGAGAGCATCGGGCACTACGCAACCAATTCGCTCACGCCGGCGGCAGCTCAGGCGGCGATTCGCGCTGCGGCCGGCGACGCGATGCGGAACGCCGGATCGGCGAAACCGTTCGTCTTCGAGCCTCCGATTAGGATGGAGCTGGAAACGACGCGCGTGGAACAAGCGGATTTCATCGAGTTGATGCCCGGCTTCGAGCGCATCGGCGGCCGCACGGTACGATTCGTTCACGACGATTATGCCGCCGTATTCCGCGCGTTCGTGGCGGCCTTTCGTTTGGGCGGCGCCGCCTCGGTCGTGGCATGA
- a CDS encoding MFS transporter, producing the protein MSSATAVAEREGVFASRSFRQYYIGQAFSMAGDGLRTLAIPLLVYRLTGSALSTGVAYACEFVPFAFLSVPAGSLADRVDRRALMIGADVVRFLVMVAMAVLFLRHALPVAGVYAGLVVLSIGAAVFMGGQSSSIPFLLGKERATAAQAALMGADSVSQMALPAAGGALLAAFGPLPALLLNALTYLVSQYSLSRIPTLGPEKTSGLPNGRELVEDMRTGFRLLFADPGMRAQSFIGLTLNIVGFGGFTILIPFLKRGFGASDYQVSLFWMIAGVGAVAGSVFASKFARRWPFGRALTTAYIVDTILFIPVVLTHNLWIAGLFWAIGNACVQFEISQVIGFRLRVIHEDYVGRVFGAVRLLVLCGVPIGTLFFGYVADHYGARAGMTISALACLAVAVVAISSPTIRGETR; encoded by the coding sequence ATGTCGTCCGCCACCGCCGTCGCCGAGCGCGAAGGCGTCTTCGCTTCCCGAAGTTTTCGTCAATATTATATCGGCCAGGCCTTCAGCATGGCCGGCGATGGGCTGCGCACGCTCGCCATCCCGCTGCTCGTTTACCGATTGACCGGGTCGGCGCTTTCGACCGGCGTCGCGTATGCGTGCGAGTTCGTACCGTTCGCGTTCTTGAGCGTTCCCGCGGGGTCGCTCGCCGACCGCGTGGACCGGCGCGCGCTGATGATCGGCGCGGACGTCGTGCGCTTTTTAGTCATGGTCGCGATGGCCGTCCTGTTCCTACGCCACGCTCTGCCGGTGGCCGGCGTCTACGCGGGCCTGGTGGTGCTTTCGATCGGCGCGGCGGTCTTCATGGGCGGTCAATCGTCGAGCATTCCGTTCTTGCTCGGCAAAGAGCGTGCGACCGCGGCGCAAGCCGCGTTGATGGGCGCCGACAGCGTTTCGCAGATGGCCCTGCCTGCGGCGGGCGGCGCGCTGCTGGCGGCATTTGGGCCGCTGCCGGCCCTGCTGCTCAACGCGCTGACGTATTTGGTCTCGCAATACTCACTCTCGCGAATTCCTACGCTCGGCCCCGAAAAAACCAGCGGGCTGCCGAACGGGCGCGAACTGGTCGAAGATATGCGAACCGGTTTTCGGCTGCTCTTTGCCGATCCCGGGATGCGCGCGCAATCGTTCATCGGTTTGACGCTCAATATCGTCGGGTTCGGCGGATTCACGATCTTGATCCCGTTCTTAAAACGCGGCTTCGGTGCGAGCGACTATCAGGTTTCGCTCTTCTGGATGATTGCCGGCGTCGGCGCGGTCGCCGGATCGGTCTTTGCCTCGAAGTTCGCGCGCCGGTGGCCGTTCGGACGAGCGCTCACGACCGCCTATATCGTGGACACGATCCTCTTCATTCCGGTCGTGCTCACGCACAATCTCTGGATCGCCGGCCTGTTCTGGGCAATCGGTAACGCTTGCGTGCAATTCGAGATCTCGCAGGTGATCGGTTTTCGGTTGCGCGTCATCCACGAAGACTACGTGGGGCGCGTCTTCGGCGCCGTGCGCCTTCTCGTGCTCTGCGGCGTCCCGATCGGAACGCTGTTCTTCGGCTACGTGGCGGATCATTACGGCGCGCGCGCCGGAATGACGATCTCCGCACTCGCCTGTCTCGCCGTTGCCGTCGTCGCGATCTCGTCGCCGACGATTCGCGGCGAAACGCGTTAG
- a CDS encoding NAD(P)/FAD-dependent oxidoreductase, giving the protein MAVRIVILGGGFAAIATAHRLERLLAPNEAEIVLIGRENFSLFTPMLPEVSSGALDVRHIVTPVRSQLRSSRFILGEVLALDPPAKSVTYVHTLTGVTESLAYDQLVLALGSVTSTFDLPGVAERVFALKTLEDAGILRNRFMWLLELADSARDDAERRRLLTLAVVGGGFTGVETAGEMVELFRSVERFYPHVRRDDIRIVLVEGGASLLPGLPPTMGTYSARALAKRGVEIVLGDNVRSATADGLELQSGRRIETRTIVWSAGVRPSPLIAAAPLPHAKNGAILVGPDMRVATARDVWAIGDCAAIPNEAGGFYPPTAQHAIREGPVLAANLVATLRGEATRPFRYRSLGMMASLGARNAVAQLPGDRVLTGFLAWVLWRAYYLSRLPGLDRKLRVAFDWALELLFPRDMSELRVYTRRAQSSAAVDAGLAPRDEAPPFDRP; this is encoded by the coding sequence ATGGCCGTACGAATCGTGATTCTCGGCGGGGGCTTCGCCGCCATTGCGACCGCGCACCGGTTGGAGCGGCTGCTCGCCCCGAACGAGGCGGAGATCGTCTTGATCGGGCGCGAGAATTTCTCGCTCTTCACGCCGATGCTGCCCGAAGTGAGTTCGGGTGCGCTCGACGTGCGTCACATCGTGACGCCGGTGCGCTCGCAGCTGCGATCTTCGCGCTTCATCCTCGGCGAAGTGCTGGCGCTCGATCCGCCGGCGAAGAGCGTGACGTACGTTCACACGCTTACCGGCGTAACCGAGTCGCTGGCGTACGATCAGCTGGTGCTCGCACTCGGGTCGGTGACGTCGACGTTCGATCTGCCGGGCGTAGCCGAACGCGTCTTCGCGCTCAAGACGCTCGAAGACGCGGGCATCCTGCGCAACCGCTTCATGTGGCTGCTGGAACTTGCCGACAGCGCGCGCGACGACGCCGAACGCCGGCGCCTCCTCACCTTAGCGGTCGTCGGCGGCGGATTTACCGGCGTCGAGACGGCCGGCGAAATGGTCGAACTCTTTCGCAGCGTCGAACGGTTCTATCCGCACGTGCGCCGCGACGACATTCGCATCGTGCTCGTCGAAGGCGGCGCCTCGCTGCTCCCCGGTCTGCCGCCAACGATGGGGACGTATTCGGCGCGCGCTCTCGCCAAACGCGGCGTCGAGATCGTGCTCGGCGACAACGTCCGGTCCGCCACTGCCGACGGGCTGGAACTGCAGAGCGGGCGCCGGATCGAGACGCGCACGATCGTGTGGAGCGCCGGCGTGCGCCCCTCGCCGCTGATCGCGGCGGCGCCGCTGCCGCACGCCAAGAACGGCGCGATTCTCGTGGGGCCGGATATGCGCGTTGCGACGGCGCGCGACGTGTGGGCGATCGGCGATTGCGCGGCGATTCCAAACGAGGCCGGCGGGTTTTACCCGCCGACCGCGCAGCACGCGATTCGCGAAGGGCCGGTGCTCGCGGCCAACCTCGTCGCCACGTTGCGCGGCGAAGCAACGCGACCGTTTCGGTACCGCTCGCTCGGTATGATGGCCTCGCTTGGGGCGCGTAATGCCGTCGCGCAATTGCCCGGCGATCGCGTCTTGACGGGTTTTCTCGCGTGGGTTCTCTGGCGCGCCTACTATCTCTCGCGCCTGCCGGGGCTCGATCGCAAGTTGCGCGTCGCGTTCGATTGGGCGCTCGAGCTGCTCTTCCCACGCGACATGTCCGAGTTGCGCGTCTACACGCGCCGCGCGCAGTCGAGCGCGGCAGTCGACGCCGGGCTCGCCCCTCGCGACGAGGCGCCGCCATTCGACCGGCCGTGA
- a CDS encoding site-2 protease family protein, translating into MPEDDKQPKKPPVNPYAGKWSAERPEDRQYDVREGEYLPPDGSEKKQNTAKGVGAGLVGIGLLLAKFKGLLYILFSLKWLFVSVKLLAYSWTFFLSLGIYVLFFGWKIAIVFILVLLTHELGHYFAFRNYGLEARLPVFIPLLGAFTAGTPPKDLEQDAYIALAGPLTGLVLGIACYAFGTITHDAFWYASAYICAFLNLFNMIPTPPFDGGRVINAIAPVLWIAGFILFIVLAIALHISLIFIVIIGLFGLPSVIAAFRGHVDPRAAAMTNWARARVGAWYLVVLFGLVFLTSYAHVAVPNGFR; encoded by the coding sequence GTGCCAGAAGACGACAAACAGCCGAAAAAACCGCCGGTCAATCCCTACGCGGGCAAGTGGAGCGCCGAGCGCCCCGAAGACCGCCAATACGACGTGCGCGAGGGCGAGTATCTCCCGCCGGACGGAAGCGAGAAAAAGCAAAACACCGCCAAGGGCGTCGGGGCCGGTCTGGTCGGCATCGGCCTGCTGCTGGCGAAGTTCAAGGGGCTGCTTTACATCCTCTTTAGTCTCAAGTGGCTCTTCGTAAGCGTAAAACTGCTCGCATACAGCTGGACGTTCTTCCTCTCGCTCGGCATCTACGTGCTCTTCTTCGGCTGGAAGATCGCGATCGTGTTCATCCTCGTGCTGTTGACGCACGAACTCGGGCACTACTTCGCGTTTCGGAATTACGGTTTGGAAGCGCGCCTGCCGGTCTTCATTCCGCTGCTCGGTGCGTTTACCGCCGGAACGCCGCCCAAAGACTTGGAACAGGACGCCTATATCGCGCTCGCCGGCCCGCTCACCGGTCTCGTGCTCGGCATAGCGTGTTACGCCTTCGGTACGATAACGCACGATGCGTTTTGGTACGCCTCCGCGTACATCTGCGCGTTTTTGAATCTCTTCAACATGATTCCAACTCCGCCGTTCGACGGCGGCCGCGTTATCAACGCGATCGCTCCGGTGCTTTGGATCGCGGGCTTCATTTTGTTTATCGTTCTCGCGATCGCGTTGCACATATCGCTGATCTTCATCGTAATCATCGGGCTTTTCGGGCTGCCCTCCGTCATTGCGGCGTTTCGCGGACACGTCGACCCGCGGGCGGCCGCGATGACGAACTGGGCGCGGGCGCGCGTGGGCG
- a CDS encoding tetratricopeptide repeat protein: MPIVAVFAIVFLGAMAWLLRIGFGTSGGVFGSGTGAPAAGASALPVSAQSQGSNVNVEGGGPPPAVQVQLAQLRARITKNPKDDVALTQLADLYLAAGMYAKAVPLYKRALAANPRNAAAAEGFSQAQNALSQEH; the protein is encoded by the coding sequence GTGCCCATCGTTGCGGTCTTCGCGATCGTCTTCTTGGGCGCGATGGCCTGGCTGCTTCGCATCGGATTCGGCACGAGCGGCGGCGTCTTCGGTTCGGGAACCGGAGCGCCGGCGGCCGGAGCGAGCGCGCTGCCCGTCTCCGCGCAGTCGCAGGGTTCCAACGTCAACGTCGAAGGCGGAGGTCCGCCGCCGGCGGTGCAGGTGCAGCTCGCGCAGTTGCGCGCGCGCATAACGAAGAATCCGAAGGACGACGTCGCGCTCACGCAGCTCGCCGATCTCTACCTCGCGGCCGGCATGTACGCGAAAGCCGTTCCACTCTACAAACGAGCGCTAGCTGCCAACCCGCGCAACGCCGCCGCCGCCGAAGGCTTCAGCCAAGCACAAAACGCCCTCTCACAGGAGCACTAG
- a CDS encoding M55 family metallopeptidase codes for MKLYISSDMEGVAGVCSWEQVDARGYTPEYAIYQRYLTQEVRAAIDGARDAAACEILVNDSHGPMRNLLFDGLPDNIRVTFGNRKPFSMVQGIDAGFDGVFFTGYHAAIGSAGATLCHTYTPGVIYDLRVNGVRCSEATLNAGLAGHYGVPVLLVTGDRTTIAEVTAQMPWVTGAIVKDSIGHLAVDSLSPQAAQAAIRAAATDAVRNAAGAKPYVFEPPITLEIDVTRVEQADLIELIPGFERTAGRTVRLVHDDYPTVFKAFVAAFRMGALALS; via the coding sequence ATGAAGCTCTACATTTCGAGCGACATGGAAGGCGTCGCCGGCGTCTGCAGTTGGGAGCAAGTCGACGCGCGCGGTTACACGCCCGAATACGCGATCTATCAGCGCTATCTCACGCAGGAAGTCCGCGCTGCCATCGACGGCGCGCGCGATGCGGCCGCGTGCGAGATCCTGGTCAACGACTCGCACGGTCCGATGCGCAATCTGCTCTTCGACGGTTTACCCGACAACATCCGCGTCACGTTCGGAAATCGCAAACCCTTCTCGATGGTGCAGGGTATCGATGCGGGTTTCGACGGCGTCTTCTTCACCGGCTATCACGCGGCGATCGGCTCGGCCGGCGCCACGCTCTGTCACACGTATACGCCCGGCGTGATCTACGATCTGCGGGTCAACGGCGTGCGCTGCAGCGAGGCGACGCTCAACGCCGGCCTCGCCGGACACTACGGCGTGCCCGTGCTGTTGGTAACCGGAGATCGCACGACGATCGCGGAGGTCACCGCGCAGATGCCGTGGGTGACCGGTGCGATCGTGAAGGACAGCATCGGGCACTTGGCCGTCGACTCGCTCTCGCCCCAAGCCGCGCAGGCTGCCATACGCGCCGCCGCGACCGACGCCGTACGGAACGCCGCCGGGGCTAAGCCGTACGTCTTCGAGCCGCCCATTACGTTGGAGATCGACGTCACGCGTGTCGAGCAGGCCGACCTTATCGAATTGATTCCCGGCTTCGAACGCACGGCCGGCCGCACCGTCCGGCTGGTGCATGACGACTATCCGACCGTCTTTAAAGCCTTCGTCGCGGCCTTCCGAATGGGAGCGCTCGCGCTCTCCTAA
- a CDS encoding SprT-like domain-containing protein encodes MITVQASETDLQLLFAELNNFHFNGEVPACRIRYNARFSNSAGRITYSVRPLLIELSPKHFQTHPEALRETLLHEMIHAWLFDRHRDTGHGARFKKKMRECGLTSIYHDLGSARPLNESAKRYILRCERCAMEVLRKRRPAAPMSCGRCSRRGFDPRFPLTIFEVVETRPVGTTLGAAAQGRRPAT; translated from the coding sequence GTGATAACGGTGCAGGCTTCGGAGACCGATCTCCAGTTGCTCTTCGCGGAGCTCAATAACTTTCATTTCAACGGTGAAGTACCGGCCTGCCGCATTCGGTACAACGCGCGCTTTTCAAACTCCGCCGGGCGCATCACCTATAGCGTGCGGCCGCTGCTGATCGAACTCTCGCCCAAGCATTTCCAGACTCATCCCGAGGCGCTGCGCGAGACGCTCTTGCACGAGATGATTCACGCCTGGCTCTTCGACCGTCATCGCGATACGGGTCACGGCGCGCGCTTCAAGAAGAAGATGCGCGAATGTGGTCTGACCTCGATCTACCACGATTTGGGCAGCGCGAGGCCGCTCAACGAATCCGCCAAGCGCTATATTTTGCGTTGCGAGCGTTGCGCCATGGAGGTCCTTCGAAAGCGCCGCCCGGCCGCCCCGATGAGCTGCGGCCGCTGCTCGCGGCGGGGCTTCGATCCTCGGTTTCCCCTCACGATTTTCGAGGTGGTGGAGACTCGGCCCGTCGGCACGACCTTGGGGGCCGCGGCCCAGGGCAGGCGGCCTGCGACCTAG